A window of the Xiashengella succiniciproducens genome harbors these coding sequences:
- the istB gene encoding IS21-like element helper ATPase IstB: MAGKTRPMSQIKQLLRLHQQGKAKKEIARILGISKNTVKSYLHKYGSSGYNIDDLLEFDDPVLESKFLLGNPSYKEHRYEFLKKQMDYYVQELKRNGVTRLILWEEYKESNPNGYSFSQFCYHLHQHQKASKPTAVLHHEPSDKLFIDFAGKQLSYVDIQTGEIIKCQVFVACLPYSDYAFAMAVKTQGVEDFIYAISCCLSYLGGVPRAIVPDNLKSAVIKSDRYEPELNVALDDLANHYGTTIVPARVRSPKDKALLETRKHHELSLSEGLKLLLQNEYQSRKNNRFERLKKNAGFRYQATIEEIYIDAARGVDKEMLATLATGAYMENGESVLITGASGCGKSFLASALGQQACMQGKKVAYYNLQKLLMRTKMARLEGSIHKMFTKLSKTDLLIIDDFGLTRLDQQQRMDIMEIIEDRHARNSLIITSQLPVVNWYDIIGDDTIADAILDRLVHTAYRIELNGESLRKKR, from the coding sequence ATGGCAGGAAAAACCAGACCAATGAGTCAGATAAAACAGTTACTTCGGCTACACCAACAAGGTAAAGCAAAGAAAGAGATTGCTCGCATTCTGGGCATTAGCAAGAATACTGTGAAGTCTTATCTTCATAAGTATGGATCATCAGGATATAATATCGATGATTTGCTAGAGTTTGACGATCCTGTTCTTGAGAGCAAATTTCTTCTGGGTAATCCTTCATATAAGGAACATCGCTACGAGTTTCTAAAAAAGCAGATGGATTATTATGTCCAAGAGCTTAAGCGCAATGGGGTAACCAGGCTAATCCTTTGGGAAGAATACAAAGAATCCAACCCTAACGGTTACAGCTTCTCACAGTTTTGTTATCATCTGCATCAGCATCAAAAGGCATCCAAACCTACTGCCGTATTACATCATGAACCTTCAGACAAGCTCTTCATTGATTTTGCTGGTAAGCAGCTATCATATGTCGATATACAAACCGGAGAGATTATTAAGTGTCAGGTTTTTGTAGCATGCCTTCCATACTCCGATTATGCCTTTGCAATGGCTGTAAAAACGCAAGGAGTTGAGGATTTTATTTATGCCATATCTTGCTGCCTGTCCTATCTTGGAGGAGTTCCAAGAGCCATTGTCCCTGACAACTTAAAGTCAGCTGTAATAAAGTCAGATCGCTATGAACCGGAACTCAATGTGGCACTTGATGACTTGGCTAATCACTATGGAACAACCATTGTTCCGGCAAGGGTAAGAAGTCCCAAAGACAAGGCTCTGCTTGAAACACGAAAACATCATGAACTAAGCCTATCTGAAGGACTAAAACTTTTATTACAGAATGAGTATCAAAGTCGTAAGAACAATCGGTTCGAACGACTTAAAAAGAATGCGGGCTTCCGCTATCAAGCAACAATAGAAGAAATTTACATTGATGCTGCCCGAGGGGTAGATAAAGAAATGTTAGCAACGCTTGCCACTGGAGCATACATGGAAAATGGCGAGTCTGTTTTAATCACAGGGGCTTCGGGTTGTGGGAAAAGCTTCCTTGCGTCGGCCTTAGGACAACAAGCTTGTATGCAGGGTAAAAAGGTAGCTTACTACAACTTACAGAAGCTGCTGATGAGAACAAAAATGGCCAGACTTGAAGGCTCTATCCATAAGATGTTTACAAAGTTATCCAAAACAGATTTACTTATTATAGATGACTTTGGACTAACCAGATTAGACCAACAGCAACGTATGGATATCATGGAAATTATAGAAGACAGACATGCTCGAAACTCCTTGATTATTACCAGTCAACTTCCAGTAGTTAACTGGTATGATATCATTGGAGATGATACAATAGCAGATGCTATCCTGGACCGATTAGTTCATACTGCATATCGTATCGAGCTCAATGGAGAAAGTTTAAGAAAAAAACGGTAA
- a CDS encoding DNA cytosine methyltransferase, with protein MRTNKEILEVDVAEEPQLGIKFSTKPDKVKGLNGKGKVETLNILSLFSGCGGMDLGFEGGFSVLASSINEKLTPHFIDKYLDNGFIQLKKTRFKTVFANDILPDARNAWINYFSKRGHNPDSFHTDSIVDLVKLHKLGVDIFPDNVDIVTGGFPCQDFSVAGKRNGFNSHKNHKGEIIKDNEASIETRGQLYMWMKEVIEITKPKIFIAENVKGLVNLSNVKEIIQNDFSSAGENGYIVLEPQVLHAANFGVPQSRERVIFIGIRKSALSNKALVELSKKNISEIYNPYPNPTHAYTVEGIGLKRHVTLNDVFKNLVEPEQSEDLSQKYFSKAKYMGSHCQGQTEIKLNTIGPTIRAEHHGNIEFRRLSAENGGKIDEELKKGLKERRLTVRECALIQTFPPDYEFVIEKSYGRKGSFLVSPSQAYKIIGNAVPPLLAYNLAKRIEDIWNLYFKK; from the coding sequence ATGAGAACCAATAAAGAAATACTTGAAGTTGATGTAGCGGAAGAACCGCAACTAGGAATTAAGTTTTCGACCAAACCTGATAAAGTTAAAGGATTAAACGGGAAGGGAAAGGTTGAAACATTAAATATTCTTTCTCTGTTCTCTGGTTGTGGTGGAATGGATTTAGGGTTTGAAGGTGGATTTTCTGTTCTTGCCTCATCAATTAATGAAAAACTTACACCTCATTTTATTGACAAATATCTTGACAACGGTTTTATTCAGCTAAAAAAAACTAGGTTTAAGACTGTTTTTGCTAATGACATTCTTCCTGATGCAAGAAATGCTTGGATAAACTACTTCTCCAAAAGAGGTCACAACCCAGATTCTTTTCATACTGACAGCATCGTTGATTTAGTAAAACTCCATAAACTTGGTGTAGATATTTTTCCTGATAATGTTGATATCGTCACGGGAGGATTTCCTTGTCAGGATTTTAGCGTTGCAGGGAAAAGAAACGGCTTTAACTCGCACAAAAATCATAAAGGAGAAATTATTAAGGATAATGAAGCTTCTATCGAAACAAGAGGTCAACTTTATATGTGGATGAAGGAGGTAATAGAAATCACAAAACCAAAGATTTTTATTGCCGAAAATGTTAAAGGGCTTGTAAATCTTTCAAATGTAAAAGAAATAATTCAAAACGATTTTTCGAGTGCTGGAGAAAATGGTTACATTGTTTTAGAACCTCAGGTTCTTCATGCCGCAAACTTTGGAGTTCCTCAATCAAGAGAAAGGGTAATTTTTATTGGAATTAGGAAATCTGCACTATCAAACAAAGCGTTAGTGGAACTATCGAAAAAGAATATTTCGGAAATTTACAATCCTTACCCAAATCCAACTCACGCATACACAGTTGAAGGCATCGGATTAAAACGTCACGTAACGCTGAATGATGTTTTTAAAAATTTGGTAGAACCAGAACAATCTGAAGACCTTTCGCAAAAGTATTTTTCGAAAGCCAAGTATATGGGTTCTCATTGTCAAGGTCAAACTGAAATCAAACTAAATACTATCGGCCCAACTATTAGAGCCGAACATCACGGGAATATTGAGTTTAGAAGACTATCCGCTGAAAACGGAGGCAAAATTGATGAAGAGTTGAAAAAGGGATTAAAAGAAAGGCGACTTACTGTTCGAGAATGCGCACTAATACAAACATTCCCTCCTGATTATGAATTTGTGATTGAAAAAAGTTATGGAAGAAAAGGTTCATTTTTAGTAAGTCCTTCTCAAGCATACAAAATTATTGGCAATGCAGTACCACCCCTACTTGCCTATAATTTAGCAAAACGAATTGAGGATATTTGGAATCTATATTTTAAAAAGTAA
- a CDS encoding helix-turn-helix domain-containing protein: protein METIGQIIRNKRESLGLLLRQVAASLDIDPAILSKIERNERRPNKELILKLSETLDIDKEELLAQYISDKIAYDIADENCADRVLKLAEKKVQYLKTHSVSN, encoded by the coding sequence ATGGAAACTATTGGTCAGATAATTAGAAATAAAAGAGAAAGCCTTGGGTTACTTTTAAGACAAGTGGCTGCAAGTCTTGACATTGACCCTGCAATTTTAAGCAAGATTGAAAGGAATGAAAGAAGACCAAACAAAGAACTCATATTAAAGCTATCTGAAACATTAGATATTGACAAGGAGGAACTTCTTGCTCAATACATTAGTGATAAGATTGCGTACGATATTGCGGATGAAAATTGCGCTGACAGAGTTCTTAAACTTGCAGAAAAAAAAGTTCAATACTTAAAAACCCATTCGGTTAGCAATTAA